The following coding sequences lie in one Lolium perenne isolate Kyuss_39 chromosome 2, Kyuss_2.0, whole genome shotgun sequence genomic window:
- the LOC127336364 gene encoding transcription factor EAT1-like: MIVGGDYFQGSHDHNLMAESLIHDSSRAPRCNDNTNIEIQKYKAPSFEVLSDSINLSSEAARAINHLQHQLGIDLEQDIPPMETAAWGTSICTMQDHIINHQISEDPQDILVEQQIRQYDAALYPNSTYTPAPDLLNLLHCTVAPGFPATSAFGDTGLNGTTYLDLNGELTGVAAIPDSGLMFTSDSALQLGYHATQSHTLKDICHSLPQTYGLFPNEDEKDAMIGVGSVGDLFQDIDDRPFDTVLECRRGKGEFAKGKGKANFATERERREQLNVKYKTLRTLFPNPTKNDRASIVGDAIEYIDELNRTVKELKILVEQKWHGTNRRKIIKLDEEATADGESSSMRPMRDEQDNQLNGVIRSSWVQRRSKECHVDVRIVENEVNIKLTEKKKANSLLHAAKVIDEFHLELIHVVGGTIGDHHIFMFNTKVSEGSSVYACAVAKRLLQAVDAQHQALNIFN; this comes from the exons ATGATTGTTGGGGGTGACTATTTTCAAGGTTCACATGATCATAATCTCATGGCAGAATCTTTGATCCATGATTCTTCAAGAGCTCCTAGATGCAATGACAACACAAATATTGAGATACAGAAATACAAAGCGCCGTCGTTTGAAGTCCTTTCTGATTCAATTAATCTTTCCTCTGAAGCTGCAAGAGCAATCAACCACCTTCAGCATCAACTAGGAATAGATTTGGAGCAAGATATACCACCAATGGAAACTGCGGCGTGGGGTACTTCTATCTGCACTATGCAAGACCACATCATCAACCATCAGATTAGCGAAGATCCACAAGACATATTGGTGGAACAACAGATTCGACAGTATGATGCTGCACTTTATCCAAACAGTACTTACACACCAGCACCGGATCTCTTGAATCTACTCCATTGCACTGTGGCTCCAGGATTCCCTGCAACATCTGCCTTTGGTGATACAGGACTGAATGGTACCACCTATCTGGATCTTAATGGTGAGTTGACAGGAGTGGCAGCAATTCCCGACAGCGGCTTAATGTTCACTAGTGATTCAGCCTTGCAGTTAGGGTATCATGCTACCCAGTCTCATACACTAAAGGATATCTGCCACTCACTGCCGCAAACTTATGGGTTATTCCCCAATGAAGATGAAAAGGATGCCATGATTGGGGTTGGAAGTGTGGGAGATCTTTTTCAGGACATAGATGACAGGCCATTCGATACTGTACTAGAATGCAGAAGAGGAAAGGGTGAGTTTGCGAAGGGCAAAGGAAAAGCTAACTTTGCAactgagagggagaggagggaacAGCTAAATGTGAAGTACAAGACGTTAAGAACGCTCTTCCCCAACCCTACCAAG AATGACAGGGCCTCAATAGTAGGGGATGCCATTGAATACATAGATGAGCTGAATCGTACAGTGAAGGAACTGAAGATCCTAGTGGAGCAGAAGTGGCATGGAACTAATAGGAGAAAGATAATAAAGTTGGATGAAGAGGCAACTGCTGATGGAGAAAGCTCGTCGATGAGACCAATGAGGGATGAGCAAGACAATCAGCTCAATGGGGTCATAAGAAGCTCCTGGGTTCAGAGGAGGTCAAAGGAATGCCATGTTGATGTCCGCATAGTGGAAAATGAAGTAAACATCAAGCTCACTGAAAAGAAGAAGGCCAACTCCCTGCTTCATGCTGCAAAGGTTATTGATGAGTTCCATCTTGAGCTCATCCATGTGGTTGGAGGGACTATTGGAGATCACCACATATTCATGTTTAATACTAAG GTATCTGAAGGCTCCTCGGTTTATGCTTGCGCGGTGGCTAAGAGGCTCCTTCAAGCAGTGGATGCACAACACCAGGCCCTTAACATATTCAACTAA